One genomic segment of Amycolatopsis sp. WQ 127309 includes these proteins:
- a CDS encoding serine/threonine-protein kinase, with amino-acid sequence MSEEPRRPRHAAPDDEPQVATPSWQPPPPVRWETPEPSISGRLDDTEPPAAERTVFHAPVRRPPAAPTPPRGQSSSFVRGQIPGADDPTRPPGRMSPVTPPPGTPPVAPVAPSVEPTQAVRVDPNAPQPTSVLAVPTPETQSIMPPAPRPEPGPGALPDPGTESVLPERSSDGRHTGTGTGTGTGTGSGSGSAAVSGSGPFPGTSRRTSSRTSRSRRGRLGAGLVEVPPVPARDPASAVLTNPMVSEEKRFCGSCSAKVGRGTSGGKPGAAEGKCENCGTSFSFVPKLQPNELVGGQYEVLGAIAYGGLGWIYLAQDHNVSDRWVVLKGLIDTGDATAMAAAANEQRFLAEVEHPNIVKIHNFVQHPDRQSGTTVGYIVMEYIGGQSLRQLALAHHRESRRPEPLPIGQVLAYGLEILPAMGYLHSQGLLYCDLKPDNVIQTNEQLKLIDLGAVRRLDDYESPLFFTTGYSAPELATQGASIASDLFTVGRTLAVLSFEFTGYTSKFKTTLPGSDAVPLFALFGSYHRFLKRATHADPDRRFLSAEEMADQLTGVLREIMALGTGKPRPGASTVFGPESRTFGVQLVVQEAGGSVPLPGAAEVVAGLPIPQVDTDDPAAGVLATTTSLEPRGAIEALAGAPRESIEVRLRIVRARIELGELSEAQRQLQAAQYLAIKNGFPHDWRIDWYRGLIELAGGRSRVAHVAFEAVYDDLPGEIAPKLALGVSAEGVGDYFAAARFYELVWRTDRSYVSAAFGLARVYLAQGARTSAVEVLEMVPSSSTHYVDAQVAAIKIKTTATRAAGKEALVAEHDLLDASARLERLRLDAERRTSLSAGVLEAAYEWLRGPRQGPPTPGARVLGCPLEERELRFGLERCYRALARLAATVEQRVELVDKANAIRPRTLT; translated from the coding sequence GTGTCTGAGGAGCCGCGCCGTCCTCGGCACGCCGCGCCGGACGACGAGCCGCAGGTGGCCACGCCGAGCTGGCAGCCGCCGCCACCGGTGCGGTGGGAGACGCCGGAGCCGTCGATCTCCGGCCGCCTCGACGACACCGAACCGCCCGCCGCCGAGCGCACCGTCTTCCACGCGCCGGTCCGGCGTCCGCCGGCAGCGCCGACGCCGCCGCGCGGCCAGTCCTCCTCCTTCGTGCGCGGGCAGATCCCGGGCGCGGACGACCCGACCCGGCCGCCGGGCCGGATGAGCCCGGTGACCCCGCCGCCCGGCACGCCGCCGGTCGCGCCGGTCGCGCCGTCGGTGGAGCCGACGCAGGCCGTCCGGGTGGATCCGAACGCGCCGCAGCCGACGAGCGTGCTCGCGGTGCCCACCCCGGAGACCCAGAGCATCATGCCGCCGGCCCCGCGGCCGGAGCCCGGGCCGGGCGCGCTGCCGGACCCGGGCACCGAGAGCGTGCTGCCCGAGCGCAGCAGCGACGGCCGGCACACGGGCACCGGAACGGGCACGGGCACCGGAACCGGCAGTGGCAGTGGCAGCGCCGCGGTTTCCGGCTCCGGACCGTTCCCCGGCACTTCGCGGCGGACGTCGTCGCGGACGTCCCGCTCGCGCCGCGGCCGGCTCGGCGCCGGCCTGGTCGAGGTCCCGCCGGTCCCGGCGCGCGACCCGGCGTCCGCGGTGCTGACGAACCCGATGGTGTCGGAGGAAAAGCGCTTCTGCGGCAGCTGCAGCGCGAAGGTCGGCCGCGGCACCAGCGGCGGGAAGCCCGGTGCGGCGGAAGGAAAGTGCGAGAACTGCGGCACGTCGTTCTCGTTCGTGCCGAAGCTGCAGCCGAACGAGCTGGTCGGTGGGCAGTACGAGGTCCTCGGCGCGATCGCGTACGGCGGCCTGGGCTGGATCTACCTGGCGCAGGACCACAACGTGTCCGACCGCTGGGTCGTCCTCAAAGGACTGATCGACACCGGCGACGCGACGGCGATGGCGGCCGCGGCCAACGAACAGCGCTTCCTGGCCGAGGTCGAGCACCCGAACATCGTCAAGATCCACAACTTCGTGCAGCACCCGGACCGCCAGAGCGGCACGACCGTCGGCTACATCGTGATGGAGTACATCGGCGGCCAGTCGCTGCGGCAGCTCGCGCTGGCGCACCACCGGGAAAGCCGGCGCCCGGAGCCGCTGCCGATCGGCCAGGTGCTGGCGTACGGGCTGGAGATCCTGCCCGCCATGGGTTACCTGCACAGCCAGGGCCTGCTGTACTGCGACCTCAAGCCGGACAATGTGATCCAGACCAACGAGCAGCTGAAGCTGATCGACCTGGGCGCGGTCCGGCGGCTCGACGACTACGAGAGCCCGCTGTTCTTCACGACCGGTTACAGCGCACCGGAACTGGCGACGCAGGGCGCGTCGATCGCGTCGGACCTGTTCACCGTCGGGCGCACGCTCGCCGTGCTGAGCTTCGAGTTCACCGGCTACACCAGCAAGTTCAAGACGACGCTGCCCGGGTCGGACGCGGTCCCGCTGTTCGCGTTGTTCGGTTCGTACCACCGGTTCCTGAAGCGCGCGACGCACGCCGACCCGGACCGGCGGTTCCTCTCCGCCGAGGAGATGGCCGACCAGCTCACCGGCGTGCTGCGCGAGATCATGGCGCTCGGCACCGGCAAGCCGCGGCCCGGCGCGTCCACGGTGTTCGGCCCGGAGAGCCGCACGTTCGGCGTGCAGCTGGTGGTGCAGGAGGCCGGCGGGAGCGTGCCGCTGCCCGGCGCGGCCGAGGTCGTCGCCGGCCTGCCGATCCCGCAGGTCGACACGGACGACCCGGCGGCGGGCGTGCTCGCCACGACGACGTCGCTCGAGCCGCGTGGCGCGATCGAAGCGCTGGCCGGCGCGCCCCGGGAGTCGATCGAGGTGCGGCTGCGGATCGTCCGCGCCCGGATCGAGCTGGGCGAGCTGTCCGAGGCGCAGCGGCAGCTGCAGGCGGCGCAGTACCTGGCCATCAAGAACGGTTTCCCGCACGACTGGCGGATCGACTGGTACCGCGGCCTGATCGAGCTGGCGGGCGGCCGCTCGCGCGTCGCGCACGTCGCGTTCGAAGCCGTGTACGACGACCTGCCGGGCGAGATCGCGCCGAAGCTGGCGCTGGGCGTCAGCGCCGAAGGCGTCGGCGACTACTTCGCGGCCGCGCGCTTCTACGAGCTGGTCTGGCGCACGGACCGCAGCTACGTCAGCGCCGCGTTCGGCCTGGCGCGGGTGTACCTCGCGCAGGGCGCGCGGACCAGCGCGGTCGAGGTGCTCGAGATGGTGCCGTCGTCGTCGACGCACTACGTCGACGCGCAGGTCGCGGCGATCAAAATCAAGACGACCGCGACCCGGGCGGCGGGCAAGGAAGCCCTGGTCGCCGAGCACGACCTGCTCGACGCGTCGGCCCGGCTGGAGCGCCTCCGCCTGGACGCCGAGCGCCGCACGAGCCTGTCGGCGGGAGTGCTCGAAGCCGCGTACGAGTGGCTTCGCGGCCCTCGCCAGGGCCCGCCGACGCCGGGAGCGCGGGTGCTGGGCTGCCCGCTGGAGGAGCGTGAGCTGCGCTTCGGCCTGGAGCGCTGCTACCGGGCCCTGGCCCGCCTGGCGGCAACGGTCGAGCAGCGCGTGGAGCTGGTGGACAAGGCGAACGCCATCCGCCCCCGCACCCTCACCTGA
- a CDS encoding PaaI family thioesterase encodes MSRVSQPWPPVPVEPAVPHPKAPEPGTELGVHFGECFGCGDEADAGLHLRSTVGEGQVVHSRFTVTAAHQGAPGLAHGGLLACAFDEALGSTVGNLMRRPAVTGKLETDFRRPVPVGSTLFITAHLDGIAGRKIYVSADGRLDAEDGPIAVSARALFIVVGFDHFANHGDPQALEKLAAQHEKNQRERGDWEINP; translated from the coding sequence ATGAGCCGTGTTTCTCAACCCTGGCCGCCGGTACCGGTGGAGCCGGCGGTCCCGCACCCGAAGGCGCCGGAACCCGGCACCGAGCTGGGCGTGCACTTCGGCGAGTGCTTCGGCTGCGGTGACGAGGCCGACGCCGGGCTGCACCTGCGCTCGACCGTCGGTGAAGGCCAGGTCGTGCACTCGCGGTTCACCGTCACCGCGGCCCACCAGGGCGCGCCCGGGCTCGCCCACGGCGGCCTCCTGGCCTGCGCGTTCGACGAGGCGCTCGGCTCGACGGTGGGCAACTTGATGCGCCGCCCGGCGGTCACCGGGAAGCTGGAGACGGACTTCCGCCGTCCGGTGCCGGTCGGCTCGACGCTGTTCATCACCGCGCACCTCGACGGCATCGCCGGCCGCAAGATCTACGTCAGCGCGGACGGCCGCCTCGACGCCGAGGACGGCCCGATCGCGGTGAGCGCCCGCGCGCTGTTCATCGTGGTGGGCTTCGACCACTTCGCCAACCACGGCGACCCGCAGGCGCTGGAGAAGCTGGCCGCCCAGCACGAGAAGAACCAGCGCGAACGCGGCGACTGGGAGATCAACCCCTGA
- a CDS encoding MFS transporter has product MSEPAATTGKPEVDERTVKRAVWASAMGNATEWYDYGVFTSGAIAVSIGSEFFPGDGNAVLKSLALLAVGFIVRPFGGAFFGPLGDKIGRQKVLAITILLMSGCTFLVGVLPTYSGGYSMGIAAPIAILLLRIIQGFSTGGEYGGAATFIAEYSPTKRRGFFGSFLELGTLAGYVLGNLVVLAVTLSLSADQVDAWGWRIPFFVALPLGLVGLYLRNKLEDTPEFRRLEASGEKPRKAPLKEIFTRNWRMILNLIGIVLLLNVADYLLLTTMPTYFTETLKINDNTSTLIIIAVEVLQMAIIVPLGALSDKIGRKPLLLTAAIGFLVLSWPSLKLMQSGSILWLFVGFLIVAILLVLMLAVIGSTFPAMFPTRVRYGSFAIGYNISTSLFGGTCGVIVTALIQSTGNPDWPAYYLMAAALIAIIPIIKIPETSQVPIEQIDTEDSGGGKSLTGASAQR; this is encoded by the coding sequence ATGAGCGAACCAGCAGCTACGACGGGCAAACCGGAAGTGGACGAGAGAACCGTCAAGCGCGCCGTGTGGGCGTCCGCGATGGGCAACGCCACCGAGTGGTACGACTACGGCGTCTTCACCTCGGGCGCGATCGCCGTCAGCATCGGCTCGGAGTTCTTCCCCGGCGACGGCAACGCCGTGCTCAAGTCGCTGGCGCTGCTGGCGGTCGGGTTCATCGTGCGGCCGTTCGGCGGGGCGTTCTTCGGCCCGCTCGGGGACAAGATCGGCCGCCAGAAGGTCCTGGCCATCACGATCCTGCTGATGTCGGGCTGCACGTTCCTGGTGGGCGTCCTGCCGACGTACTCCGGCGGCTACAGCATGGGCATCGCGGCCCCGATCGCGATCCTGCTCCTGCGCATCATCCAGGGCTTCTCCACCGGCGGTGAGTACGGCGGCGCGGCGACGTTCATCGCCGAGTACTCGCCGACGAAACGCCGGGGCTTCTTCGGCAGCTTCCTCGAACTGGGGACGCTCGCCGGGTACGTGCTCGGCAACCTCGTGGTGCTCGCCGTGACGCTCTCGCTGTCGGCCGACCAGGTCGACGCCTGGGGCTGGCGGATCCCGTTCTTCGTCGCGCTGCCGCTGGGCCTGGTCGGGCTCTACCTGCGGAACAAGCTCGAGGACACCCCCGAGTTCCGCCGGCTGGAGGCCTCGGGCGAGAAGCCGCGCAAGGCGCCGCTCAAGGAGATCTTCACCCGCAACTGGCGGATGATCCTCAACCTGATCGGCATCGTGCTGCTGCTGAACGTCGCGGACTACCTGCTGCTGACCACGATGCCGACGTACTTCACGGAAACGCTGAAGATCAACGACAACACGTCGACGCTGATCATCATCGCGGTCGAGGTCCTGCAGATGGCGATCATCGTGCCGCTCGGCGCGCTGTCCGACAAGATCGGCCGGAAGCCGCTGCTGCTCACCGCGGCCATCGGGTTCCTGGTGCTGAGCTGGCCGTCGCTCAAGCTGATGCAGTCCGGCAGCATCCTGTGGCTGTTCGTCGGGTTCCTGATCGTGGCGATCCTGCTGGTGCTGATGCTCGCGGTGATCGGCTCGACGTTCCCGGCGATGTTCCCGACCCGCGTCCGGTACGGCTCGTTCGCGATCGGCTACAACATCTCGACGTCGCTGTTCGGTGGTACCTGCGGTGTCATCGTGACGGCGTTGATCCAGAGCACCGGCAACCCGGACTGGCCGGCGTACTACCTGATGGCGGCGGCCCTGATCGCGATCATCCCGATCATCAAGATCCCGGAGACGTCGCAGGTGCCGATCGAGCAGATCGACACCGAGGACAGCGGGGGCGGCAAGTCCCTGACCGGCGCGTCCGCTCAGCGTTGA
- a CDS encoding SigE family RNA polymerase sigma factor produces MITRSRPSTGPGSPWDGEFARYFGERAHSLRSTAYLLCGDWHQAEDLTQAALIKLYLAWPRLSRHDTLDAYARKVVLRTFLAEHRRSRWKRERLTDTLPELPAEAGSEQDTLVRQALAVLAPKQRAVLVLRYFEDLSVEETAKALGCSTGTVKSQASRGLATLRNRLGPHYTALTFSAPTEGR; encoded by the coding sequence GTGATCACCCGCTCCCGTCCGTCGACCGGGCCGGGCTCGCCGTGGGACGGCGAGTTCGCCCGGTACTTCGGCGAGCGCGCGCACAGCCTCCGGTCCACGGCGTACCTGCTCTGCGGTGACTGGCACCAAGCCGAAGACCTCACGCAGGCGGCCCTGATCAAGCTGTACCTCGCCTGGCCGAGGCTGTCGCGCCACGACACCCTGGACGCCTACGCCCGCAAGGTCGTGCTGCGCACGTTCCTCGCCGAGCACCGGCGCAGCAGGTGGAAACGGGAGCGGCTCACCGACACCCTGCCGGAGCTCCCGGCGGAAGCCGGGAGCGAGCAGGACACGCTGGTCCGGCAGGCTTTGGCCGTGCTGGCCCCCAAGCAACGCGCCGTGCTGGTGCTGCGGTACTTCGAGGACCTGAGCGTCGAGGAGACGGCGAAGGCGCTCGGCTGCAGCACCGGCACGGTGAAGAGCCAGGCCTCCCGGGGCCTGGCCACCCTGCGCAACCGGCTCGGCCCGCACTACACCGCGCTGACGTTCAGCGCACCCACGGAGGGGAGGTGA
- a CDS encoding Ig-like domain-containing protein, which produces MRTSTRRRGAAVVLGLVAVLALGACSSEPTVSASGTSGGGPTPAPAPAAQPAKLAVTPAAGAQDVAPGEPVGVKVDSGTILSVTLTNPDGKQVQGQTSADKKTWNTTEQLGYGKTYTWSGQAAGADGKNVPIGGTFTTVKPKRQTQASLNVGDGQTYGIAMPIALSFPSRVTDKASVEKALSVETTPKTEGSWAWLDGDTSVHWRPKEYFKPNTQVKVNAKIYGVKIGEGVYGKQDVSASFAIGRSQIVKGNTTQHTMQVIRDGQQIADYPVSYGLDSDPGRVTHSGTHVVMGKQSTYAMSNPKYHYENVVVPWAVRISNNGEFIHGLAASVWAQGKKNISHGCLNLSPARAKEYYDGVLTGDPVEITGSTQTLTAKDGDYSDWTYDWASWQKLSALAG; this is translated from the coding sequence GTGAGGACTTCCACGCGGCGCCGGGGCGCGGCTGTGGTACTGGGCTTGGTCGCCGTGCTGGCGCTGGGGGCGTGCAGCAGTGAACCCACGGTGTCGGCGAGCGGGACGTCGGGCGGGGGCCCGACACCGGCGCCGGCGCCCGCCGCGCAGCCCGCGAAGCTGGCGGTGACACCGGCCGCGGGCGCGCAGGACGTCGCCCCCGGCGAGCCGGTCGGCGTCAAGGTCGACAGCGGCACGATCCTGTCGGTCACGCTGACCAACCCGGACGGCAAGCAGGTCCAGGGGCAGACGTCGGCGGACAAGAAGACCTGGAACACCACCGAGCAGCTCGGCTACGGCAAGACCTACACCTGGTCCGGTCAGGCCGCGGGCGCCGACGGCAAGAACGTGCCCATCGGCGGCACGTTCACCACCGTCAAGCCGAAGCGGCAGACGCAGGCCAGCCTGAACGTCGGTGACGGCCAGACGTACGGCATCGCGATGCCGATCGCCCTGAGCTTCCCGAGCCGCGTCACCGACAAGGCCTCCGTCGAGAAGGCGCTTTCCGTCGAGACGACCCCGAAGACCGAGGGCTCCTGGGCCTGGCTGGACGGCGACACCTCGGTGCACTGGCGGCCGAAGGAGTACTTCAAGCCCAACACTCAGGTGAAGGTCAACGCCAAGATCTACGGCGTCAAGATCGGCGAAGGCGTGTACGGCAAGCAGGACGTGTCGGCCAGCTTCGCGATCGGGCGCTCGCAGATCGTCAAGGGCAACACCACGCAGCACACCATGCAGGTCATCCGGGACGGCCAGCAGATCGCGGACTACCCGGTGAGCTACGGCCTCGACTCCGACCCGGGCCGCGTCACCCACAGCGGCACGCACGTCGTGATGGGCAAGCAGTCCACCTACGCGATGAGCAACCCGAAGTACCACTACGAGAACGTCGTGGTGCCGTGGGCGGTCCGGATCTCCAACAACGGCGAGTTCATCCACGGCCTGGCCGCGTCGGTCTGGGCCCAGGGCAAGAAGAACATCTCGCACGGCTGCCTGAACCTGTCGCCCGCGCGCGCCAAGGAGTACTACGACGGCGTGCTCACCGGCGACCCGGTCGAGATCACCGGCAGCACCCAGACGCTGACCGCCAAGGACGGCGACTACAGCGACTGGACCTACGACTGGGCGAGCTGGCAGAAGCTGTCGGCGCTCGCCGGCTGA
- a CDS encoding cold-shock protein yields the protein MAQGTVKWFNAEKGFGFIAQDGGEGDVFVHYSEIEGRGFRTLEENQRVEFEVGQGQKGPQAQKVRAI from the coding sequence GTGGCGCAAGGCACTGTGAAGTGGTTCAACGCGGAGAAGGGCTTCGGCTTCATCGCGCAGGACGGCGGAGAAGGCGACGTGTTCGTGCACTACTCGGAGATCGAGGGCCGCGGCTTCCGCACCCTCGAGGAGAACCAGCGAGTGGAGTTCGAGGTCGGCCAGGGCCAGAAGGGCCCGCAGGCCCAGAAGGTCCGCGCGATCTGA
- a CDS encoding P-loop NTPase fold protein: protein MAHEEELIRELGSLRRGWGLETEGLRRRVGPLLSDWCDLHRAHNDREARRVLRDAIMAAIAEFPADDRLAVTIALNLEPGAQHPLLGDRIAVLAERLSLSDRSARRRMDRGIARLAAEIGAESDVGLASKSSSATVATAAAVSADEADPRGNTPDQSANSADSAAASNAPSASPSETKVDWATDAPAYEDHLDRASLADVLAAQLHDIRDRDPGTSFLIHLNGAWGTGKSTLLNFLEARVDDEFTVVWFDAWRQSRLGPPWWALLSATREGVARERNLFSRGALRAAEAVVRTRRASAAVTLSIFLLVIVIAGLAVFLLPRVAGGDALATLAKAVAAVAGTVATLWTGARVIGRTLLWDSVRGARLFEQSAPNPMDQVAAHFTWLLGKANRPILFFVDDLDRCPDTYVVDLLDAAQTLIRKNPSSVTEIEVSAAYFVVAADGAWLRKSYENAFPSFLDSVSTPGNSLGYLFLDKLFQLTVPVPVPSASARVRYLERLLGITDSSGNEELAREIEDGREALVEADDESEILEIINSASAFARDRLAGEAAVLLSTPQARARAEHALSKFLPLLHSNPRNIKRFLNTYNVLRSVRTLEQNTVPSDVLALWTILRVRWPSIADHLEAAPDAILGLIDPQWASGCLPPALHHLAADSDLRAVVLHPVGGPLTADLIRQCSGTERRVREAD from the coding sequence ATGGCACACGAAGAGGAGCTCATCCGAGAACTGGGCTCGTTGCGGCGCGGCTGGGGTTTGGAAACGGAAGGGCTCCGCAGGCGCGTGGGCCCGCTGCTTTCAGACTGGTGCGACCTTCACCGAGCCCATAACGATCGCGAAGCGCGGCGCGTACTGCGTGATGCGATCATGGCAGCGATCGCAGAGTTTCCAGCCGATGACCGGCTGGCAGTCACGATCGCACTAAATTTGGAGCCAGGCGCTCAACATCCCTTGCTGGGCGACCGAATAGCCGTCCTTGCCGAACGATTAAGCCTCTCGGACCGCTCAGCACGCCGACGGATGGACCGTGGTATCGCCCGTCTCGCCGCCGAGATCGGAGCCGAATCCGACGTTGGACTCGCTAGCAAAAGCTCTTCAGCAACCGTAGCAACCGCTGCGGCCGTAAGCGCTGACGAGGCTGACCCCAGAGGCAATACTCCTGACCAATCGGCAAATTCTGCTGACAGCGCCGCCGCGTCCAACGCTCCGTCGGCATCACCTTCCGAGACTAAGGTCGACTGGGCGACCGATGCGCCTGCCTATGAAGATCATCTCGACCGCGCATCACTGGCCGATGTACTAGCCGCCCAGCTTCACGACATCCGTGACAGGGATCCCGGAACCTCCTTCTTAATCCATCTCAATGGCGCTTGGGGCACCGGCAAGAGCACTTTGCTGAACTTCCTAGAGGCGCGGGTTGACGACGAATTTACGGTCGTTTGGTTCGATGCCTGGCGGCAGTCACGTCTCGGGCCGCCGTGGTGGGCCCTGCTTAGTGCAACTCGCGAAGGGGTCGCTCGTGAGCGAAACCTTTTCAGTAGGGGTGCGCTCCGGGCGGCGGAGGCAGTCGTGCGCACCCGACGTGCCAGTGCAGCTGTCACGCTGTCGATCTTTCTCCTGGTCATTGTGATAGCCGGACTGGCAGTCTTTCTTTTGCCTCGCGTTGCTGGCGGCGACGCTCTTGCCACACTTGCCAAAGCTGTCGCAGCCGTGGCGGGAACAGTGGCAACGCTCTGGACGGGTGCCCGTGTCATTGGGCGAACTCTGCTGTGGGACTCCGTTCGCGGTGCTCGCCTGTTCGAGCAATCGGCACCGAATCCGATGGATCAGGTTGCCGCGCATTTCACCTGGCTGCTCGGAAAAGCGAACCGACCTATCTTGTTCTTTGTGGACGACCTTGATCGATGTCCAGATACCTACGTAGTCGACTTGCTTGACGCGGCCCAAACTCTGATCCGTAAAAACCCGAGTAGTGTGACGGAAATTGAAGTCTCGGCTGCCTACTTCGTAGTCGCCGCCGACGGTGCCTGGTTGCGTAAAAGTTACGAAAATGCCTTTCCGTCCTTTCTTGATTCAGTATCAACGCCTGGAAACTCTTTGGGCTATCTTTTTCTGGACAAGCTTTTCCAGCTCACTGTGCCGGTTCCTGTGCCAAGCGCGTCTGCGCGGGTGAGATATCTTGAGCGGCTACTTGGAATCACGGACTCCAGTGGGAATGAAGAGCTTGCAAGAGAAATTGAAGACGGCAGGGAAGCTCTGGTTGAAGCCGACGATGAATCAGAGATTCTGGAAATTATCAACTCTGCCAGTGCCTTTGCGCGAGACAGGCTTGCAGGAGAAGCTGCTGTCCTCTTGAGTACGCCGCAGGCTCGCGCGCGAGCCGAACACGCGCTGAGCAAATTTCTCCCGCTTCTGCACTCCAATCCGCGTAACATCAAGAGGTTCCTGAACACTTACAACGTCCTGCGGTCGGTTCGTACTCTTGAGCAGAACACCGTCCCGTCCGACGTCCTTGCCCTGTGGACTATCCTCCGCGTTCGATGGCCCTCAATCGCGGATCATCTCGAAGCGGCTCCCGACGCGATACTCGGATTGATCGACCCGCAATGGGCTTCCGGTTGCCTGCCCCCCGCCCTGCACCATCTCGCTGCTGACAGCGACCTCCGCGCGGTCGTGCTGCACCCGGTCGGCGGCCCATTGACCGCTGATCTCATCCGGCAGTGCTCCGGAACAGAGCGTCGAGTTCGAGAAGCCGACTAG
- a CDS encoding tyrosine-type recombinase/integrase — MPRKNRAEGTRAPNGASTIYLGKDGKWHGRVTMGVRDDGSPDRRHVERKTETEVIDRVRELEAERKDGTAGKPGQGRWKVRQWLTHWIEDIAPLTCRYKTLQGYRTAVYRHLIPGLGEHWMELTEPGHFEKLYGRMLATGLKPATVHQVHRTVRTAFGEAENRDVIKRNPVARAKAPRVEDEEIEPYDEDEIERLLVAALARRNGVRFVVALVLGTRQGETIGFKWDRLNRKTKRLRVAKQLQRQTWQHGCSDPHACGAKYHKTKPCKEGCKRHHRKPCPSPCPSGCTTHARWCPQRHGGGLVEVEVKSKAGRRGFAVPDQLFDLLMLHEQQQAAERELAGSEWQEGGWMFTQPTGRPIDPRRDLDEWKALLEAADVREGRLHDARHTAATVLLLLGVSQRIVMEIMGWSNSSQAKRYQHVTETMRSNVAQQINSYFWRAT; from the coding sequence ATGCCCCGCAAGAACCGCGCCGAAGGCACTCGCGCGCCGAATGGCGCCAGCACCATCTACCTCGGGAAAGACGGAAAGTGGCACGGCCGCGTCACCATGGGCGTCCGCGACGACGGATCCCCGGACCGACGACACGTCGAACGCAAGACCGAAACCGAGGTCATCGATCGTGTCCGCGAGCTGGAAGCCGAGCGCAAGGACGGGACTGCCGGCAAGCCCGGTCAGGGCAGGTGGAAAGTCCGGCAGTGGCTCACGCACTGGATTGAGGACATCGCGCCACTGACCTGCCGATACAAGACCCTCCAGGGCTACCGCACTGCGGTGTACCGGCACCTCATCCCAGGACTCGGTGAGCACTGGATGGAACTCACCGAGCCTGGCCACTTCGAAAAGCTCTACGGCAGGATGCTCGCCACGGGCCTGAAGCCAGCCACAGTTCACCAGGTGCACCGGACCGTGAGGACCGCGTTCGGCGAGGCCGAAAACCGGGACGTCATCAAGCGGAACCCTGTCGCGCGCGCCAAAGCGCCACGGGTCGAAGACGAAGAGATCGAGCCGTACGACGAGGACGAGATCGAGCGCTTGCTGGTGGCTGCCCTGGCTCGCCGCAACGGTGTGCGCTTCGTGGTGGCGCTGGTCTTGGGCACGCGCCAGGGCGAGACGATCGGCTTCAAATGGGACCGGCTGAACCGCAAGACCAAGCGCCTGCGGGTCGCGAAGCAGCTCCAGCGCCAGACGTGGCAGCACGGCTGCAGCGACCCGCACGCGTGCGGCGCGAAGTACCACAAGACGAAGCCGTGCAAAGAAGGCTGCAAACGGCACCACCGCAAGCCCTGTCCGTCGCCGTGCCCGTCCGGCTGCACGACGCACGCCCGCTGGTGCCCACAACGGCATGGTGGGGGCCTGGTCGAAGTCGAGGTGAAATCGAAGGCCGGGCGGCGCGGGTTCGCTGTCCCGGACCAGCTGTTCGACCTGCTCATGCTCCACGAACAGCAGCAGGCGGCAGAGCGAGAGCTCGCGGGGTCAGAGTGGCAGGAAGGTGGGTGGATGTTCACCCAGCCCACCGGTAGGCCGATCGACCCGCGCCGCGATCTCGACGAGTGGAAGGCCCTGCTCGAAGCCGCCGACGTCCGGGAAGGTCGGTTGCACGACGCACGCCACACCGCGGCCACCGTGCTCCTGCTACTCGGGGTGTCTCAGAGGATCGTCATGGAGATCATGGGCTGGTCCAACAGCAGCCAGGCTAAGCGGTACCAGCACGTCACTGAGACCATGCGTTCGAATGTCGCGCAGCAGATCAACAGCTACTTCTGGCGAGCCACCTAG
- a CDS encoding helix-turn-helix domain-containing protein, with the protein MDTATPTGPRTLLTVEAAAEQLSIGRTTMYALIKAGEIATVQIGHLRRIPVVALAAYVDQLGAVSTAA; encoded by the coding sequence TTGGACACCGCCACGCCTACCGGCCCCCGGACCCTCCTGACCGTCGAAGCCGCCGCGGAACAGCTCAGCATCGGCCGAACCACCATGTACGCCCTGATCAAGGCCGGCGAAATCGCCACCGTCCAGATCGGTCACCTGCGGCGCATTCCGGTCGTCGCACTCGCCGCCTACGTCGACCAGCTCGGCGCCGTCTCGACCGCCGCCTGA